The sequence CTGGGTGAAGGTGTTGCGTTCCGCGTCGAAGCCGCGCTCGCAGACGTCACGGTGGATCGTCTCGCGCAGGGACCTCCATCGCTCCAGCGGGCCGTCCACGGCTCCGGACTCGATCAGCTGCACCGTGCGGTCCACGGCCACCCAGGCCATGACCTTGGAGTGCACATGGTGGCGGCGCGGGCCACGGCCTTCCCAGATCCCGTCGTCCGGCTCCATCCAGTGCTGCTCCAGGGAGTGGATCAGCTTGACCTGTAGGTGGTCGGCGGGGCCGGCGGGCAGTCCGGCCTCGCGGGCGCGGTGGAGGGTTTCAGCGACTTCGCCGTACACGTCCAGCTGGAGTTGGCCCGCGGCTTCGTTGCCGATGCGCACCGGGCGGGAGTCCTCGTATCCGCCCAGCCAGTCCAACTCGCTCTCCGGGAGCTGGCGTTCACCGGCGATTCCGTACATGATCTGGAGCTTCTCCGGGTCGCCGGCCACTGCCCGGACGAGCCACCCCGCCCAGTCACGGGCCTCGGCCCGGTAGCCGGTGCGCAGCAGCGAGGAGAGGGCGATGGCGGCGTCGCGCAGCCAGCAGAACCGGTAGTCCCAGTTGCGGCTGCCGCCCAGGTCCTCGGGCAGGGAGGTGGTCGGGGCGGCGACGATGCCGCCGGTCGGGGCGTAGGTCAGCGCCTTCAGCGTGATCAGTGAGCGGACCACGGCCTCGCGGTACGGGCCCTCGTAGATGCACTGGCCCACCCAGTCCGTCCAGAACTCCTCCGTCACCTTCAACGCCTCCTCGGCGTCCGGTGCAGGAGGCGGGCTCAGATGGGAGGGGTGCCAGGTGAGGGTGAAGGTGACGCGTTCTCCCTCGGTGACGGTGAAGTCGGAGCAGGTCGTCAGGTCCTCGCCGTACGTGGGAGCCGTGGTGTCAAGCCACACAGCGTTCGGTCCGGCGACGGCCTGGGTGCGATCGCCCCAGGTCTCCACCCAGGGGACGACGGATCCGTAGTCCATACGCAACCGGAGCCGGGAGGCCATGGGCACTCGGCCGCTCATCCCCTCGACGATGCGGACGAGTTGTGGTGCGCCGTCCTCCCGGGGCGGCATGAAGTCGATGACCTTCACGATGCCCGAGCCGGTGACCCACCGGGTCTCGAGGACGAGGGTGTCCTCGCGGTAGCGGCGGTCGGTGGACACCGGGCTCGTCTCTCCGGCCGGGCCGATGCGCCAGAAGCCGTTGTCCTCGTCGCCGAGCAGGTTCGCGAAGATCGCGGGGGAGTCGAAGCGGGGCAAGCAGGCCCATTCGACCGTCCCGTCGCTGCCGATCAGGGCGGCGGTCTGCATGTCGCTGACGAGTCCGAAGTCCTCGATACGCCGGGTGGCCAACATAGAAGTTCCGTTCGGTGCGGGTGCACGCAGGCCACGGGGGACGGGCCGGGCGTGCCGGGGTGTGATGTCGGGTGGGTGGTGCTGAGCCCCGGTGCGCGGGCTCGGACGGCGGGCCGTGGTCAGACCGGCGCGGCGCGGGCCGCGGCCGCCGTGGTGCCGGCCGCCTGGTGGGCGTCGGCGACCGTCGCGTGGAGGTCGATCACGTTCGCCAGGCCGGTCAGGCGCAGGATCTTGGCCATCACGCCGGAGTCGACGATGCGGAGGGCGCGCTGGGGAGACTGTTCCAGCTGCTGCATCGACCTGATCAGCGCGCCGATGCAGGTCGAGTCGAAGTACGTGACGTCCCGCGTCACGAGGATCAGGTCCCCGTCGTCTTCGCCGATCACCTGTGCCAGATGCGTGCGCATGCTCGGCGCCTCGTAGACGAAGAACTCGCCTCCGAGCGTGAGAACCGTGTGCGGACGGCGCTGTGTGTAGGTCAGCCAGGCGTGCCCGAGGCGGACCGTCTGCTGTTCCTGGTCCGGCTCAGCCATGGCGCCTGCCGACCAGTGCGGCGTGAGGGTGAAGGCGGTCGTGCCCCTCCCCGTCGCCGGTCGGGAGGGTGGTCGTGTCCTGTTCGGCGTCGTAGAGCTTGAGGATCACCTGACGAGCGACGACTCGGTCCATGCGGCTGTCGTCGAACAGGACGAGCTGGTCCTCCTGGGGAGGCACCGACGGGGAGTAGACGGTGCCTTTGACGCCGATCGGCTCGGCCACCCGGGCGCGAACGGCGATGAACCCCTCGCGCAGGACGCGGCAGAAGCGCAGAGCTCGGTGCGCATCCGGCACGCACATCGGAGGGGTGGCCGTGATGATGTCGCGTGGAAAGGTCAGTTGCTCGGTGCCGGCGTTGGCGTTCAGCAGCCAGAGCATCCCGCGTTCGTTCAGGTCCGCCCCGCCGGAGCAGCCGCCGCATCTGGGCGGCTGTCTCATGACGTGCCGCTGCCGTTGCGGGTGGTGCTCGGACCAGCGCTGTCCGCCGGTCTGTGTTCCCTCCCACCGTTCCCACAGGTATCCGTCGACGCACCGGTCGCTGGGACGCTCGTCGGCGTAGCGGACTCGGCCGTGTGCGTCGAAGAGGACCTTGACGTCGCTGATGGATTCGTCCGCATAGGGAGCGATGAAGAGCCGGGTTTCCGCCCGCCCGCGGTCAACGGCGGGGGCCTTGTGTGCGGCGGTGGGGAGGGCGAGGTGCGGCACGTGCTTCTCCTGGGAGGCTGGAAGGCCGCCGGGCGAGGGGATCTCAACTCGACCCGGGCAGGGACGGCTTGCTGCGAGCGGTGTCAGGTCAGGGCAGTGGGGGCCGGGCCGGGAGAGAGCACGGCGGAGAGCCGTTGCGACCACTGGCCCTTGCTCTGGCCGAGCGCGACCTCGGCGAGGCGCAGCAGTTGGATGTCCGAGGTGCCGGCGGGGGCGAAGATGTGGTGGGCGTCGCGCAGGTAGCGGCCGATGGGGACGTCGGCCAGCAGTCCGGCTGCGGCGTGGATCTCCATCGCGGCCCGGGCGGAGTCCAAGGCCAGTTCCACGTTGATCAGCTTGGCGTTCATCAGCTCGGCGTCGCAGGCCGCACCGGTGTCCAGGAGGCGGGCGGCGTGGTAGGCGGTGAGCCTGGCTGTCATCACGCGCGACTGGATCTGCCCGATCTTGATCTTGATGTTGGGCAGGTGGTGCAGCTGGTTGTCGTAGCGGACGCGTTCGCTGGCGAAGGCCGTGGTCTGTTCCAGGATCGCCTGGTGGATGCCGAGGGCGACCGCGGTGAGGTTGGGGCGCCCGTACAGGACGCTGGAGGAGTAGGCGACGTCCCGGCCCTCTCCCTCGCTGCCGAGGCGGTTGCCGACCGGTATTCGGCAGTCGTTGAAGTGCAGCTCGCCGAAGCTGAAGCCGTGGAGTCCGAGGGTCTGGCCCGGTGGGGGCAGGGTCAGGCCGGGGCGGTCCGCTTCGACGAGGAACGCGGTGAGCCCCTTGGAGCCTTCGCCGGTGCGGGCGACGACCCCGTGTAGGTGCCCGATGTGGGAGTTGCCGATGTAGATCTTGCGGCCGTTGAGGACGTAGTGACGCCCCTCGCGACGTGCCGTCATCTGCATGCCCAGCACATGGCTGCCGGCTTCGGGTTCGGTGACGGCGATGGTCGGCAGGCACGACCCTTCGGCGATCTTGGGGAGCCAGTCGCGCTTCTGCCGTTCGCTGCCGAAGTGGATGATCTTCGCGACGCCGAGTTGGGAGGCCTGGACCATGGCGCCCATGGCGCCGCTGATCCTGGACAGCTCCTCGATGATGAGGGTCTTGGCGAGGTGGCCGGCGCCCATGCCGCCGTAGGACTTGTCGACGGTGACGCCGATCCACCCCTGCCGGGCGATGGCCGCCGCGAGCTCTGTTTCCACCGCGCCGGTGCGCTCCATGTCCGCCACGCGCGGTGCGACCTTGGACTCCGCGAAGGCACGGACCTGTGCGCGGAGTTGATGGTGGCGCTCTTCGAGATAGGCATCGGACACTGTGGGCTCCCCTCCCTGTTAGTCGCTCGTGACGTGCGGCGGCGCGGGTTCGGGCTACGGCTGGATGCCGGCGCGCTGGTAGAGGAAGTTCATGACGTCGTCGCGGCGCTGCTTGATCAGGGCGAGGGACTCCCGCCCGGTGCTCAGGTCCCGCTCCACCGGGCCCACGAAGCACACGGTGCCGAGCACCGTGTCGCCGTGCAGGAGGGGAGCGCCGGCGTAGGTCCGGATACCGATCAGGTCGACGACCGTGTTCCCGGCGAACCGCGGCGAGGAGAAGACGTCCGGCAGGACCAAGGCCTTCTTACGGTCGACGACCTCGGGGCAGAACCCGTGGTCGAGGGGCATGCTGCGGCCGACGGTCGGCAGCTCGCTGTCGTCCCCGGGCGTGTGGAGTCCGAAGAACTGCTGCTCGGCCCCGAAGATGTTGACCATGGCGTAGGGGACGCCTGCCTCCTGGGCCAGCTGCGTGGCGAACGCGTCGAGCTCCGGCTCGGGGCCGGTCAGGCCGAGGGCGCGCAGCACGGCGT comes from Streptomyces sp. NBC_01142 and encodes:
- a CDS encoding glycoside hydrolase family 15 protein is translated as MLATRRIEDFGLVSDMQTAALIGSDGTVEWACLPRFDSPAIFANLLGDEDNGFWRIGPAGETSPVSTDRRYREDTLVLETRWVTGSGIVKVIDFMPPREDGAPQLVRIVEGMSGRVPMASRLRLRMDYGSVVPWVETWGDRTQAVAGPNAVWLDTTAPTYGEDLTTCSDFTVTEGERVTFTLTWHPSHLSPPPAPDAEEALKVTEEFWTDWVGQCIYEGPYREAVVRSLITLKALTYAPTGGIVAAPTTSLPEDLGGSRNWDYRFCWLRDAAIALSSLLRTGYRAEARDWAGWLVRAVAGDPEKLQIMYGIAGERQLPESELDWLGGYEDSRPVRIGNEAAGQLQLDVYGEVAETLHRAREAGLPAGPADHLQVKLIHSLEQHWMEPDDGIWEGRGPRRHHVHSKVMAWVAVDRTVQLIESGAVDGPLERWRSLRETIHRDVCERGFDAERNTFTQSYGSKELDAATLLIPQMGFLPPDDPRVIGTIEAIQRDLTTPDGFVLRYATAGDEVGTDGLSGDEGAFLACSFWLADDLAMIGRLDEARELFERLLGLRNDLGLLAEEFDSKRKRQVGNFPQAFSHVGLLDTALTLARTFAAVGVAA
- a CDS encoding STAS domain-containing protein: MAEPDQEQQTVRLGHAWLTYTQRRPHTVLTLGGEFFVYEAPSMRTHLAQVIGEDDGDLILVTRDVTYFDSTCIGALIRSMQQLEQSPQRALRIVDSGVMAKILRLTGLANVIDLHATVADAHQAAGTTAAAARAAPV
- a CDS encoding acyl-CoA dehydrogenase family protein, which produces MSDAYLEERHHQLRAQVRAFAESKVAPRVADMERTGAVETELAAAIARQGWIGVTVDKSYGGMGAGHLAKTLIIEELSRISGAMGAMVQASQLGVAKIIHFGSERQKRDWLPKIAEGSCLPTIAVTEPEAGSHVLGMQMTARREGRHYVLNGRKIYIGNSHIGHLHGVVARTGEGSKGLTAFLVEADRPGLTLPPPGQTLGLHGFSFGELHFNDCRIPVGNRLGSEGEGRDVAYSSSVLYGRPNLTAVALGIHQAILEQTTAFASERVRYDNQLHHLPNIKIKIGQIQSRVMTARLTAYHAARLLDTGAACDAELMNAKLINVELALDSARAAMEIHAAAGLLADVPIGRYLRDAHHIFAPAGTSDIQLLRLAEVALGQSKGQWSQRLSAVLSPGPAPTALT
- a CDS encoding GAF domain-containing protein, which translates into the protein MTFPTGTPHAGTPQTERDAVLRALGLTGPEPELDAFATQLAQEAGVPYAMVNIFGAEQQFFGLHTPGDDSELPTVGRSMPLDHGFCPEVVDRKKALVLPDVFSSPRFAGNTVVDLIGIRTYAGAPLLHGDTVLGTVCFVGPVERDLSTGRESLALIKQRRDDVMNFLYQRAGIQP